A genomic segment from Corylus avellana chromosome ca5, CavTom2PMs-1.0 encodes:
- the LOC132182468 gene encoding cyanidin 3-O-galactoside 2''-O-xylosyltransferase FGGT1-like: MGKSSLHIAMYPWFAIGHLTPYLYLSNKLAQKGHTISFIIPTKTQAKLQHLNLYPEHITFVPITLPHVDGLPPDAETTSDVPSTLYPLLITAMDRTETRIEHLLRDLKPDIVFYDFASWVPKLTRKLGIKSIHYCVISTATVGYIRAPARQRGEADFLHPPSGFPIPSIALHAHEARIFAGGAKAKFGRDIMFLDQAEALGFWTCRETEGPCIDYIESQFQKPVLVSGPIIVHPPAASSLEEKWVQWLGGFKAGSVIYCALGSQIKLRKDQFQELVLGLELCGSPFLAALKPPFGAESVEAALPEGFEERMKGKGIVDGGWVQQRLILGHPSIGCFVTHCGSGSLLEALRNECQLVMLPQIPDQIINARMMANNWKVGVEIEKGEEDGLFTKGSVCKAVRAVMEVDNEVGRLVRANHSKLRDVLLNEDLQSSYIDSFSQKLQDLVG; the protein is encoded by the coding sequence ATGGGTAAATCATCGCTACATATCGCAATGTACCCTTGGTTTGCTATTGGCCACCTTACCCCATATCTCTACCTTTCCAACAAACTTGCCCAGAAAGGCCATACAATCTCCTTCATCATCCCCACCAAAACACAAGCAAAGCTGCAACATTTGAATCTCTACCCGGAACACATAACCTTTGTCCCCATCACTCTTCCTCATGTTGATGGCCTCCCTCCCGACGCTGAGACCACTTCAGATGTTCCATCCACTTTATATCCACTTCTAATCACTGCCATGGACCGGACTGAGACTCGTATTGAACATCTTCTCCGAGACCTTAAACCAGACATTGTCTTCTATGATTTTGCTTCTTGGGTGCCAAAATTGACACGAAAATTAGGCATCAAGTCAATTCATTACTGCGTTATCAGTACAGCTACAGTAGGTTACATTAGGGCCCCTGCAAGGCAACGCGGTGAGGCTGACTTTTTGCACCCCCCGTCTGGTTTCCCAATACCCTCCATCGCGCTCCATGCCCACGAAGCTCGAATCTTTGCTGGAGGGGCAAAGGCGAAGTTTGGCAGGGATATCATGTTTCTTGATCAGGCTGAGGCGCTGGGATTCTGGACATGTAGAGAAACAGAGGGACCTTGTATTGACTATATTGAGAGCCAGTTTCAGAAACCCGTGCTTGTTTCAGGCCCAATTATAGTACACCCACCAGCAGCCtctagtttggaagaaaaatgGGTTCAATGGCTTGGAGGTTTCAAGGCCGGCTCTGTAATTTACTGTGCATTGGGAAGTCAGATCAAGTTAAGGAAAGACCAATTTCAGGAATTGGTATTGGGTCTTGAGCTTTGCGGTTCACCGTTTCTGGCAGCACTTAAGCCACCCTTTGGGGCTGAGTCTGTTGAAGCGGCGCTCCCGGAAGGGTTCGAAGAACGGATGAAAGGAAAAGGAATAGTAGATGGTGGATGGGTacaacaaagattgattttagGCCACCCATCAATTGGGTGCTTTGTCACACACTGTGGCTCAGGTTCTTTGTTGGAAGCACTGAGGAATGAGTGTCAGCTGGTAATGTTACCGCAGATACCTGATCAAATTATCAATGCGAGGATGATGGCAAACAATTGGAAGGTTGGGGTAGAAATTGAGAAAGGGGAAGAAGATGGCTTGTTCACCAAGGGAAGCGTCTGCAAGGCTGTGAGGGCTGTGATGGAAGTTGATAATGAAGTTGGGAGGCTGGTCAGAGCCAATCACTCTAAACTAAGAGATGTCTTGCTCAACGAAGATTTACAATCATCATATATTGACAGTTTCAGCCAGAAGCTTCAAGATTTGGTTGGATAA
- the LOC132180483 gene encoding transcription factor VOZ1-like isoform X1, whose product MPKGLKSKCGSESHQYLKENAKNRVNDLEGAFSDLQSARKESRANDIALLEQQVHQMLREWKSELNESSPASSLVGGSLGSFSEELARFLQNCDEEDDATSPLKELTPLKSEADNQNLHARNLTAIQEDIFVNKQPQEHGFHGFDQCRGSVSSVQNKVVNSSGFTNSHHLDIRQDVKQNTAANNSDSSTKRDFHQLDLHEDLDYGLLIGANGTKQCEQDAMPNVLPNICPPPSAFLGPKCALWDCFRPAQGSKWCEDYCSTVHAVLALNEGLPGMTPILRPGGISLKDGPLFATLNAKTQGKEVGIPQCEGAASRKSPWNNPELFDLAFLEGETIREWLFFDKPRRAFDSGNRKQRSLPDYNGRGWHESRKLVMKEYGGRKRSYYMDPQPLKCLEWHLYEYEISNCDACALYRLELKLVDEKKSPKGKLTTDSLADLQKKMGRLTAEVSADNGHLSKDRTTANQKADAGNTNSDQNQITSTSESPSYGLSAPYGYHAST is encoded by the exons ATGCCGAAGGGTTTGAAGAGCAAGTGCGGGTCTGAGTCACACCAGTACTTGAAGGAGAATGCCAAGAACCGGGTAAATGACCTTGAAGGCGCATTCAGTGACCTACAATCGGCAAGGAAGGAGAGTCGAGCTAATGACATTGCACTTTTGGAGCAGCAAGTACATCAGATGTTGCGAGAGTGGAAATCCGAGCTCAATGAATCGTCCCCAGCTTCTTCTTTAGTT GGTGGTAGTCTTGGATCGTTTTCAGAGGAATTAGCACGTTTTTTGCAAAActgtgatgaagaagatgatgcaACTAGTCCTTTAAAGGAACTGACACCATTGAAGAGTGAAGCTGATAATCAAAACCTTCATGCCAGAAATTTAACTGCAATTCAGGAG GATATTTTTGTTAACAAACAGCCCCAGGAACATGGTTTTCATGGATTTGATCAATGCAGAGGCTCTGTTTCAAGTGTGCAGAACAAGGTGGTTAATAGTTCAGGTTTTACTAATTCTCATCATCTTGATATACGACAGGACGTCAAGCAGAACACAGCTGCTAACAACTCAGATTCAAGTACAAAACGGGATTTTCATCAGTTAGATTTACATGAAGACTTAGACTATGGGCTGCTCATTGGAGCTAATGGCACCAAACAGTGTGAACAGGATGCTATGCCCAACGTTCTGCCAAATATCTGCCCTCCACCTTCTGCTTTTTTGGGGCCAAAATGTGCTCTATGGGATTGTTTCAGGCCTGCTCAAGGATCTAAATGGTGCGAGGACTATTGCAGTACTGTTCATGCTGTTCTAGCATTAAATGAGGGTCTCCCTGGCATGACTCCAATTTTACGACCTGGGGGCATTAGTTTGAAGGATGGTCCATTATTTGCTACTCTTAATGCTAAGACACAGGGAAAGGAAGTGGGCATCCCTCAATGTGAAGGTGCTGCTAGTAGAAAATCTCCATGGAATAATCCTG AGCTATTTGATCTTGCTTTCCTTGAGGGTGAAACAATTAGGGAGTGGCTCTTTTTTGACAAGCCCAGAAGGGCATTTGATAGTGGAAACAGAAAGCAAAGGTCATTGCCTGACTACAATGGACGTGGTTGGCATGAATCAAGGAAGCTGGTGATGAAGGAATATGGGGGGCGGAAGAGGTCCTATTACATGGACCCACAACCTCTTAAGTGTCTCGAGTGGCATTTGTATGAATATGAGATCAGCAACTGTGATGCATGTGCATTATATCGGTTGGAACTCAAGCTTGTTGATGAAAAGAAGAGTCCTAAAGGAAAATTGACAACTGATTCGCTTGCTGATTTACAGAAGAAGATGGGAAGGCTCACTGCTGAGGTTTCTGCTGATAATGGACACCTCAGTAAGGACAGGACGACGGCTAATCAAAAGGCGGATGCTGGAAATACCAATTCTGATCAAAATCAGATCACCTCTACCTCTGAATCCCCGAGTTATGGGTTAAGTGCTCCATACGGTTATCATGCTAGTACTTGA
- the LOC132180483 gene encoding transcription factor VOZ1-like isoform X2 produces MPKGLKSKCGSESHQYLKENAKNRVNDLEGAFSDLQSARKESRANDIALLEQQVHQMLREWKSELNESSPASSLVGGSLGSFSEELARFLQNCDEEDDATSPLKELTPLKSEADNQNLHARNLTAIQEDVKQNTAANNSDSSTKRDFHQLDLHEDLDYGLLIGANGTKQCEQDAMPNVLPNICPPPSAFLGPKCALWDCFRPAQGSKWCEDYCSTVHAVLALNEGLPGMTPILRPGGISLKDGPLFATLNAKTQGKEVGIPQCEGAASRKSPWNNPELFDLAFLEGETIREWLFFDKPRRAFDSGNRKQRSLPDYNGRGWHESRKLVMKEYGGRKRSYYMDPQPLKCLEWHLYEYEISNCDACALYRLELKLVDEKKSPKGKLTTDSLADLQKKMGRLTAEVSADNGHLSKDRTTANQKADAGNTNSDQNQITSTSESPSYGLSAPYGYHAST; encoded by the exons ATGCCGAAGGGTTTGAAGAGCAAGTGCGGGTCTGAGTCACACCAGTACTTGAAGGAGAATGCCAAGAACCGGGTAAATGACCTTGAAGGCGCATTCAGTGACCTACAATCGGCAAGGAAGGAGAGTCGAGCTAATGACATTGCACTTTTGGAGCAGCAAGTACATCAGATGTTGCGAGAGTGGAAATCCGAGCTCAATGAATCGTCCCCAGCTTCTTCTTTAGTT GGTGGTAGTCTTGGATCGTTTTCAGAGGAATTAGCACGTTTTTTGCAAAActgtgatgaagaagatgatgcaACTAGTCCTTTAAAGGAACTGACACCATTGAAGAGTGAAGCTGATAATCAAAACCTTCATGCCAGAAATTTAACTGCAATTCAGGAG GACGTCAAGCAGAACACAGCTGCTAACAACTCAGATTCAAGTACAAAACGGGATTTTCATCAGTTAGATTTACATGAAGACTTAGACTATGGGCTGCTCATTGGAGCTAATGGCACCAAACAGTGTGAACAGGATGCTATGCCCAACGTTCTGCCAAATATCTGCCCTCCACCTTCTGCTTTTTTGGGGCCAAAATGTGCTCTATGGGATTGTTTCAGGCCTGCTCAAGGATCTAAATGGTGCGAGGACTATTGCAGTACTGTTCATGCTGTTCTAGCATTAAATGAGGGTCTCCCTGGCATGACTCCAATTTTACGACCTGGGGGCATTAGTTTGAAGGATGGTCCATTATTTGCTACTCTTAATGCTAAGACACAGGGAAAGGAAGTGGGCATCCCTCAATGTGAAGGTGCTGCTAGTAGAAAATCTCCATGGAATAATCCTG AGCTATTTGATCTTGCTTTCCTTGAGGGTGAAACAATTAGGGAGTGGCTCTTTTTTGACAAGCCCAGAAGGGCATTTGATAGTGGAAACAGAAAGCAAAGGTCATTGCCTGACTACAATGGACGTGGTTGGCATGAATCAAGGAAGCTGGTGATGAAGGAATATGGGGGGCGGAAGAGGTCCTATTACATGGACCCACAACCTCTTAAGTGTCTCGAGTGGCATTTGTATGAATATGAGATCAGCAACTGTGATGCATGTGCATTATATCGGTTGGAACTCAAGCTTGTTGATGAAAAGAAGAGTCCTAAAGGAAAATTGACAACTGATTCGCTTGCTGATTTACAGAAGAAGATGGGAAGGCTCACTGCTGAGGTTTCTGCTGATAATGGACACCTCAGTAAGGACAGGACGACGGCTAATCAAAAGGCGGATGCTGGAAATACCAATTCTGATCAAAATCAGATCACCTCTACCTCTGAATCCCCGAGTTATGGGTTAAGTGCTCCATACGGTTATCATGCTAGTACTTGA
- the LOC132180485 gene encoding uncharacterized protein LOC132180485, translated as MQRGIYGHATDAAIHPLNEEKAVQAAADLLGELFVFTVAGAAVIFEVQRSSRSEARKEELRKQELQAMKQRDDDLAKEIELLRHKIEEVEQLAKGRGLAGIFNFKHAHVIEDGKPKCT; from the exons ATGCAAAGAGGCATTTATGGTCATGCAACTGATGCTGCAATACACCCACTTAATGAGGAGAAAGCTGTTCAAGCTGCTGCAGATCTTCTTGGGGAGCTTTTTGTCTTCACG GTTGCTGGAGCTGCAGTTATTTTTGAGGTGCAAAGAAGTTCTAGATCAGAAGCAAGAAAGGAGGAACTGCGCAAGCAAGAATTACAG GCAATGAAGCAAAGAGATGATGATTTAGCTAAAGAAATTGAGCTTCTTAGACACAAGATTGAAGAGGTGGAACAACTTGCCAAAGGGCGAGGACTGGCTGGTATCTTTAACTTCAAGCATGCTCACGTCATTGAAGATGGAAAACCAAAATGTACATGA
- the LOC132180484 gene encoding cyanidin 3-O-galactoside 2''-O-xylosyltransferase FGGT1-like: MGKSSLHIAMYPWFAIGHLTPYLYLSNKLAQKGHTISFIIPTKTQAKLQHLNLYPEHITFVPITLPHVDGLPPDAETTSDVPSTLYPLLITGMDRTETHIEHLLRDLKPDIVFYDFASWVPKLTRKLGIKSIHYCVISTATVGYIRAPARQRGEADFLHPPSGFPIPSIALHAHEARIFSGGAKAKFGRDIMFLDQAEALGFWTCRETEGPCIDYIESQFQKPVLVSGPIIVHPPAASSLEEKWVQWLGGFKAGSVIYCALGSQIKLRKDQFQELVLGLELCGSPLLAALKPPFGAESVEAALPEGFEERMKGKGMVDGGWVQQRLILGHPSIGCFVTHCGSGSLLEALRSECQLVMLPQIPDQIINARMMANNWKVGVEIEKGEEDGLFTKGSVCKAVRAVMEVDSEVGRLVRANHSKLRDVLLNEDIQSSYIDSFSQKLQDLVG; encoded by the coding sequence ATGGGTAAATCATCGCTACATATCGCAATGTACCCTTGGTTTGCTATTGGCCACCTCACCCCATATCTCTACCTTTCCAACAAACTTGCCCAGAAAGGCCATACAATCTCCTTCATCATCCCCACCAAAACACAAGCAAAGCTGCAACATTTGAATCTCTACCCGGAACACATAACCTTTGTCCCCATCACTCTTCCTCATGTTGATGGCCTCCCTCCCGACGCTGAGACCACTTCAGATGTTCCATCCACTTTATATCCACTTCTAATCACTGGCATGGACCGGACTGAGACTCATATTGAACATCTTCTCCGAGACCTTAAACCAGACATTGTCTTCTATGATTTTGCTTCTTGGGTGCCAAAATTGACACGAAAATTAGGCATCAAGTCAATTCATTACTGCGTTATCAGTACAGCTACAGTAGGTTACATTAGGGCCCCTGCAAGGCAACGCGGTGAGGCTGACTTTTTGCACCCCCCGTCTGGTTTCCCAATACCCTCCATCGCGCTCCATGCCCACGAAGCTCGAATCTTTTCTGGAGGAGCAAAGGCGAAGTTTGGAAGGGATATCATGTTTCTTGATCAGGCTGAGGCGCTGGGATTCTGGACATGTAGAGAAACTGAGGGGCCTTGTATTGACTATATTGAGAGCCAGTTTCAGAAACCCGTGCTTGTTTCAGGCCCAATTATAGTGCACCCACCAGCAGCCTctagtttagaagaaaaatgggTTCAATGGCTTGGAGGTTTCAAGGCCGGCTCTGTAATTTACTGTGCATTGGGAAGTCAGATCAAGTTAAGGAAAGACCAATTTCAGGAACTGGTTTTGGGTCTTGAGCTTTGCGGTTCACCGCTTCTCGCAGCACTTAAACCACCCTTTGGGGCTGAGTCTGTTGAAGCGGCGCTCCCGGAAGGGTTCGAAGAACGGATGAAAGGAAAAGGAATGGTAGATGGTGGATGGGTtcaacaaagattgattttagGCCACCCATCAATTGGGTGCTTTGTCACACACTGTGGCTCAGGTTCTTTGTTGGAAGCACTGAGGAGTGAGTGTCAGCTGGTAATGTTACCACAGATACCTGATCAAATTATCAATGCGAGGATGATGGCCAACAATTGGAAGGTTGGGGTAGAAATTGAGAAAGGGGAAGAAGATGGCTTGTTCACCAAGGGAAGCGTCTGCAAGGCTGTGAGGGCTGTGATGGAAGTTGATAGTGAGGTTGGGAGGCTGGTCAGAGCCAATCACTCTAAACTAAGAGATGTCTTGCTCAACGAAGATATACAATCATCATATATTGACAGTTTCAGCCAGAAGCTTCAAGATTTGGTTGGATAA